The Henckelia pumila isolate YLH828 chromosome 2, ASM3356847v2, whole genome shotgun sequence genome includes a window with the following:
- the LOC140883911 gene encoding probable xyloglucan endotransglucosylase/hydrolase protein 32: protein MALFVLWWLSLIFMFPSTSNAQGPPSPGYYPSTRIGSVGFDQGFRNRWSPQHQSLDQGTLTLWLDRSSGSGFKSLDPYSSGYFGASIKLQPGYTAGVITSFYLSNNEDHPGDHDEIDIEFLGTTLDKPYVLQTNVYMRGSGDGNNIIGREVRFHLWFDPTKAFHNYAILWNPSEIVFFVDDVPIRRYPRKSDATFPLRPMYVYGSIWDASSWATENGRYKADYSHQPFVGKYNNFRISGCKGAASCRPVTASPSGATGLSSQQYAAMSWVQNRYKFYDYCQDSQRDHRLTPEC from the exons atggcTCTCTTTGTTTTATGGTGGCTCAGCTTGATTTTCATGTTCCCTTCAACAAGTAATGCACAGGGTCCACCTTCTCCAGGCTACTATCCCAGCACTAGAATAGGATCCGTGGGTTTCGACCAAGGCTTCCGCAATCGCTGGAGTCCTCAGCATCAAAGCCTCGACCAAGGCACACTCACTCTTTGGCTCGACAGGAGCTCCg GAAGTGGATTTAAATCACTTGATCCTTATTCATCTGGTTATTTCGGTGCCTCAATCAAGCTTCAACCTGGTTACACGGCTGGAGTTATTACATCTTTCTAC CTTTCAAACAACGAAGACCATCCAGGGGATCACGATGAAATCGACATCGAGTTCTTAGGCACGACGCTGGACAAGCCTTATGTGTTGCAAACAAATGTGTACATGAGAGGGAGTGGGGATGGCAACAATATCATAGGCAGAGAAGTCAGATTTCACCTTTGGTTCGATCCCACCAAAGCCTTCCACAACTACGCCATTCTCTGGAACCCGTCCGAAATCGT ATTTTTTGTGGATGATGTGCCAATAAGAAGGTATCCTAGGAAAAGTGATGCCACTTTTCCATTGAGGCCAATGTATGTGTATGGATCCATATGGGATGCTTCTTCATGGGCCACGGAGAATGGCCGCTACAAAGCTGATTACAGCCACCAACCCTTCGTCGGAAAGTACAATAACTTCAGGATAAGCGGCTGCAAAGGGGCCGCCTCGTGCCGCCCCGTCACCGCCTCGCCCTCCGGTGCTACCGGGCTTAGCAGCCAACAATATGCTGCCATGAGTTGGGTTCAAAATAGGTACAAGTTTTATGACTATTGCCAGGACTCGCAGAGAGACCATAGACTCACACCCGAGTGTTGA
- the LOC140883065 gene encoding probable glucuronoxylan glucuronosyltransferase IRX7 — protein sequence MKDSENGKAIKSRGFYVRMKLLHTSRNTRNPEKSFCYRYFKWILWFSISFYFFSSFLASHGDPPTSISRTTVPISKASRALIEESSANSSSIAHINGVPGLLKEMKLYIYDLPASYNADWLSNERCGGHLFASEVAIHRALMSSEVRTLDPWEADFFFVPVYVSCNFSSVNGFPAIGHARSVMASAVRLLSSQFPFWNRSLGSDHVFVASHDFGSCFHTMESMAMAEGVPEFLKNSIILQTFGVTYKHPCQDVENVVIPPYVSPESVRATVSKSPVNGRRDIFVFFRGKMEVHPKNVSGHFYSKKVRTLIWRKYGNDRRFYLRRQRFAGYQSEIGRSTFCLCPLGWAPWSPRLVESVELGCVPVIIADGIRLPFSSAVPWSEISLTVAEYNIANLGKILEHVAATNLTAIQRNLWDPKIRDALLYRDPMVRDDATWQVLLSLSEKLDRSHKKSRVSSQ from the exons ATGAAGGATTCTGAGAACGGAAAAGCCATCAAAAGCAGAGGATTCTATGTGAGGATGAAGCTTTTACACACCTCAAGAAACACCAGGAACCCAGAGAAGAGCTTCTGTTACAGATATTTCAAATGGATTCTCTGGTTTTCCATTTCCTTCTATTTTTTCTCTTCGTTTCTAGCTTCACATGGCGACCCTCCGACCTCCATTTCAAGAACCACGGTTCCCATTTCCAAAGCTTCACGCGCTTTAATCGAAGAGTCTTCCGCCAACTCCTCCTCCATTGCTCATATTAATGGTGTTCCGGGTTTGTTGAAGGAAATGAAGTTGTATATCTACGATTTGCCGGCGAGTTATAACGCCGATTGGCTTTCGAACGAGAGGTGCGGCGGCCATTTGTTTGCTTCGGAGGTGGCGATTCATAGGGCGTTGATGAGTAGTGAAGTTAGGACATTGGATCCTTGGGAGGCTGATTTCTTCTTCGTCCCTGTTTATGTTTCCTGCAATTTTAGCTCCGTTAATGGATTCCCCGCCATTGGCCACGCCCGTTCTGTCATGGCCTCCGCCGTCCGCCTCCTGTCGTCGCAGTTTCCGTTCTGGAACCGCAGCCTTGGTTCCGACCATGTTTTCGTGGCGTCCCATGATTTTGGTTCCTGCTTCCACACAATG GAGAGCATGGCTATGGCGGAAGGGGTGCCTGAGTTCTTGAAGAATTCGATAATTCTGCAGACTTTTGGGGTGACCTATAAGCACCCATGTCAAGACGTGGAGAATGTGGTGATTCCGCCGTACGTATCGCCGGAAAGCGTACGGGCCACGGTGTCGAAGTCGCCGGTGAATGGCCGGCGCGATATATTCGTGTTTTTCAGGGGCAAAATGGAAGTCCATCCCAAAAATGTTAGCGGCCATTTTTACAGCAA GAAGGTGCGGACGCTGATATGGCGGAAGTACGGCAATGACCGGAGGTTTTACTTGCGGCGGCAGAGGTTCGCCGGTTACCAGTCGGAGATTGGCCGATCAACGTTTTGTCTATGCCCATTGGGTTGGGCTCCGTGGAGTCCGAGGTTGGTGGAATCCGTCGAATTAGGATGTGTCCCGGTCATCATAGCCGACGGGATCCGGTTGCCCTTCTCCTCCGCCGTGCCCTGGTCGGAGATATCCCTCACTGTGGCGGAGTATAACATAGCCAACCTCGGCAAAATCCTGGAACACGTGGCGGCGACCAACCTTACAGCGATTCAAAGGAACTTGTGGGACCCAAAGATTAGGGATGCGCTGCTCTATCGCGATCCAATGGTCCGAGACGACGCAACGTGGCAGGTGCTTTTGTCCCTATCCGAGAAACTCGACAGGTCCCACAAAAAGTCAAGAGTTTCGAGCCAATGA